In Paracoccaceae bacterium Fryx2, a single genomic region encodes these proteins:
- a CDS encoding methyl-accepting chemotaxis protein: MLKLRTMPLKFKLPAMIVGFCLVIAAALQAISFHDLWKRELAAARAQIDVTAQQRHAALQQRVDSLTQDALLVAASPATADAILRLGAAYGSIAGDPVTALRDVYVTANPCPRGQRQLLVTAQGGLAYDAPHAQFHPYFERVRSIRGLQDLLLFDLGGNAVYSASKGADFATKLPSGPDAGGALGRAFGNARNGEAGKVYMTDFAPDAADGGASSVFIATQVAAADGTPVGVVAFRVALGTLSAATGTAQGLGETGEAYLVGADLAARTASRFYGRFAAADPLLPVPQLGDLAAGAERLHEDVPVQSGQRGLARTRLITGPGVTWLLVVERDMAEVLAPAYRDLRKMLAVTGLCAVIVLGLGVLMAQSVTRPINRVSAAMQRVANGDLDTVVTEADREDEVGRIARSLDGLREKLTMAELGEKERDRLQAEQTRVVEALSVGLQNLSNGNLSQPITEPFAGTYETLRSDFNQTLAELNDTISQVIEASESIRNRSTEISRASEDLSHRTENQAATLEQTAAALDELTASVKSAADGARQVESIVRQARKEAEDSGVVVQGAVDAMTEIKKSSELISQIIGVIDDIAFQTNLLALNAGVEAARAGDAGRGFAVVASEVRALAQRSSAAAREIKTLISASTQQVGRGVAQVDRAGEALASIVGRVAHISTLVSDIASGASEQSTGLAEINIGVTQLDQVTQQNAAMVEQSTAASHALHQEATGLADLVGRFATTSGEGSSGREAEPPHPIAAPVTRLRPPAAAPRREARVAAAGHGVWQEF, encoded by the coding sequence ATGCTGAAGCTGAGAACCATGCCGCTGAAATTCAAACTGCCCGCGATGATCGTCGGGTTCTGCCTGGTGATCGCAGCCGCGCTGCAGGCCATCAGCTTCCATGACCTGTGGAAACGCGAGCTGGCGGCCGCCCGCGCGCAGATCGATGTCACGGCGCAGCAGCGCCACGCCGCCCTGCAGCAGCGGGTCGACAGCCTGACCCAGGATGCCCTGCTTGTCGCCGCCTCGCCCGCAACGGCGGATGCGATCCTGCGGCTTGGCGCCGCATATGGCAGCATCGCGGGCGATCCCGTCACCGCATTGCGGGATGTCTATGTGACCGCCAACCCCTGCCCGCGGGGCCAGCGCCAGCTTCTGGTCACGGCGCAGGGCGGACTGGCCTATGACGCGCCGCACGCGCAGTTTCACCCCTATTTCGAACGAGTCCGCAGCATCCGGGGCCTGCAGGACCTGCTTTTGTTCGATCTCGGGGGCAACGCGGTCTACTCTGCGTCGAAGGGCGCCGACTTCGCGACCAAACTTCCGTCCGGCCCCGATGCCGGCGGCGCGCTGGGCCGCGCCTTCGGCAATGCGCGCAACGGCGAGGCGGGCAAGGTCTACATGACCGATTTCGCCCCCGACGCCGCTGATGGCGGTGCGTCTTCGGTCTTCATTGCCACGCAGGTGGCGGCGGCGGATGGCACGCCGGTCGGGGTCGTCGCCTTCCGGGTGGCGCTCGGCACCCTGTCGGCAGCGACCGGCACGGCACAGGGCCTTGGCGAAACCGGCGAAGCCTACCTCGTCGGGGCGGACCTTGCGGCACGCACCGCCTCGCGTTTCTACGGCCGCTTCGCCGCGGCCGACCCGCTGCTGCCGGTGCCCCAGCTTGGCGATCTGGCGGCGGGTGCGGAACGGCTGCACGAGGACGTGCCGGTGCAGTCCGGCCAGCGCGGTTTGGCCCGGACCAGGCTGATCACCGGGCCCGGCGTGACCTGGCTGCTCGTGGTCGAGCGCGACATGGCGGAAGTGCTGGCGCCGGCATATCGGGACCTGCGCAAGATGCTGGCGGTCACCGGCCTCTGCGCCGTCATCGTGCTGGGTCTGGGCGTGCTGATGGCGCAGTCGGTGACCCGGCCGATCAACCGGGTCAGCGCCGCGATGCAGCGGGTGGCCAACGGCGATCTCGACACGGTCGTGACGGAAGCCGACCGCGAGGACGAGGTCGGCCGGATCGCCCGGTCGCTCGACGGGTTGCGCGAAAAGCTGACGATGGCCGAGCTTGGCGAGAAGGAGCGCGATCGCCTTCAGGCCGAACAGACCCGCGTGGTCGAGGCGCTGAGCGTCGGGTTGCAGAACCTGTCGAACGGCAATCTGTCCCAACCGATCACCGAACCCTTCGCGGGCACCTACGAAACCCTGCGCAGCGACTTCAACCAGACGCTGGCCGAGTTGAACGACACCATCTCGCAGGTGATCGAGGCATCCGAAAGCATCCGCAACCGCTCGACCGAAATCAGCCGAGCGTCCGAAGACCTGTCGCACCGCACCGAAAACCAGGCCGCCACGCTGGAGCAGACTGCGGCGGCGCTGGACGAGCTGACTGCCAGCGTCAAATCGGCCGCCGATGGCGCACGGCAGGTGGAATCCATCGTGCGGCAGGCCCGAAAGGAGGCCGAAGACAGCGGCGTGGTGGTGCAGGGCGCGGTGGACGCGATGACCGAAATCAAGAAATCCTCGGAACTGATCAGCCAGATCATCGGCGTGATCGACGACATTGCCTTCCAGACCAACCTTCTGGCGCTGAACGCCGGGGTCGAGGCGGCGCGGGCGGGCGATGCCGGCCGCGGCTTCGCGGTGGTCGCGTCGGAAGTGCGGGCGCTAGCGCAGCGGTCTTCCGCCGCGGCCAGGGAAATCAAGACCCTGATCAGCGCCAGCACGCAACAGGTCGGACGCGGCGTGGCACAGGTGGACCGGGCGGGCGAGGCGCTGGCCAGCATCGTCGGCCGGGTGGCGCATATCTCGACGCTGGTGTCCGACATCGCGTCGGGCGCCAGCGAACAGTCGACCGGCCTGGCCGAGATCAACATCGGGGTGACCCAACTGGATCAGGTGACCCAGCAGAACGCGGCGATGGTCGAGCAATCCACCGCCGCCAGCCACGCGCTGCATCAGGAGGCGACAGGTCTGGCCGATCTGGTGGGGCGTTTCGCGACCACCTCGGGCGAGGGAAGCTCGGGGCGCGAGGCCGAACCGCCCCACCCGATCGCGGCCCCGGTGACCAGGCTGCGCCCCCCGGCCGCTGCGCCGCGGCGCGAAGCCAGGGTGGCGGCCGCCGGTCACGGGGTCTGGCAGGAATTCTGA
- a CDS encoding chemotaxis protein CheB encodes MNALRMIIASPSPLERSRLAKALAGDPRMTVIAQTADLSETYTRAEQMEPDIVLLAAAYTGVAEFACMEALFDALEISWLAIGAEGAARPAVPMIAATMTPDQLLQRIAEARRLRAMPGRGRPRPARQAVPHLRRDRIVLIGASTGGVVALLTVLGSFPADCPPTAIVQHTGRGYSESLIKLLDRNCAARVVSAAEGLVLQPGSVCVAGGSAGHLRLLPGRPLRCAITPGAPVSGHMPSVDALFRSFLPVAGQVVAVVLTGMGRDGAEGLLDLRRAGAHTIGQDEASSVVYGMPRAAAEIGAVQQQLGLDRIGPEILRLCGSDSALRPVTR; translated from the coding sequence ATGAACGCGCTACGGATGATCATCGCCTCGCCCAGTCCGCTGGAACGGTCGCGCCTGGCCAAGGCGCTGGCGGGAGATCCCCGGATGACGGTGATCGCGCAGACGGCCGACCTGTCGGAAACCTACACGCGCGCCGAGCAGATGGAACCGGACATCGTGCTTCTGGCCGCCGCCTATACCGGAGTGGCCGAGTTCGCCTGCATGGAGGCGCTGTTCGACGCGCTGGAGATCAGCTGGCTGGCCATCGGCGCCGAAGGCGCGGCGCGCCCGGCTGTGCCGATGATCGCGGCCACCATGACGCCCGACCAGTTGTTGCAGCGCATAGCCGAGGCACGCCGGCTGCGCGCCATGCCCGGACGCGGCCGCCCCCGGCCGGCAAGGCAGGCGGTGCCGCACCTGCGGCGCGACCGGATCGTGCTGATCGGCGCCTCGACCGGCGGGGTGGTTGCGCTGCTGACGGTGCTGGGCAGCTTTCCGGCCGACTGCCCGCCCACGGCCATCGTGCAGCACACCGGGCGCGGCTACTCTGAAAGCCTGATCAAGCTGCTGGATCGCAATTGCGCGGCGCGCGTCGTCTCGGCGGCAGAGGGTCTGGTGCTGCAACCCGGGTCGGTCTGCGTGGCCGGCGGCAGCGCCGGGCACCTGCGGCTGCTGCCCGGGCGGCCGCTGCGCTGCGCCATCACGCCGGGGGCGCCGGTATCGGGCCACATGCCTTCGGTCGATGCGTTGTTCCGGTCGTTCCTGCCGGTGGCAGGGCAGGTCGTCGCGGTCGTGCTGACCGGCATGGGGCGCGACGGGGCGGAAGGGCTGCTGGACCTGCGCCGGGCCGGGGCCCACACCATCGGCCAGGACGAGGCCAGTTCCGTGGTCTACGGCATGCCGCGCGCCGCCGCGGAAATCGGCGCGGTGCAGCAGCAACTCGGCCTCGATCGCATCGGCCCGGAAATCCTGCGGCTGTGCGGCAGCGACAGCGCATTGCGACCGGTGACGCGATGA
- a CDS encoding chemotaxis protein CheD has protein sequence MSLRADTILFVLQGEYRVSRDPDEVLATILGSCVAVCLWDEVAALGGMNHFLLPFGPKAAASAPERYGVHAMEILINAMLKAGGRRSRFKAKLFGGARLSATLGDIGQSNALFARDFLATEGIPCISESLGGTSARRVQFRPVTGQVRQLLVPDTTLSPPTLESPVMRPTDIVLF, from the coding sequence ATGAGCCTGCGGGCCGACACCATCCTGTTCGTGCTGCAGGGCGAATACCGGGTCTCGCGCGACCCGGACGAGGTGCTGGCGACCATTCTGGGCTCCTGCGTGGCGGTTTGCCTGTGGGACGAGGTCGCGGCTCTGGGCGGCATGAACCATTTCCTGCTGCCCTTCGGACCCAAGGCTGCCGCCTCTGCGCCGGAACGCTATGGCGTGCACGCGATGGAGATCCTGATAAACGCGATGCTGAAGGCCGGCGGGCGGCGCAGCCGGTTCAAGGCCAAGCTGTTCGGCGGGGCGCGGCTGTCAGCGACACTTGGCGATATCGGGCAGTCGAACGCGCTCTTTGCCAGGGATTTTCTGGCAACCGAGGGCATTCCGTGCATTTCGGAAAGCCTGGGCGGCACCAGTGCGCGGCGCGTGCAGTTCCGGCCCGTCACCGGGCAGGTGCGCCAGCTTCTGGTGCCCGACACCACGCTCAGTCCTCCGACGCTGGAAAGCCCCGTGATGCGACCGACCGATATCGTGCTGTTCTGA
- the selD gene encoding selenide, water dikinase SelD — MNVPSPTEPRLTSLSHGGGCGCKIAPGVLADILRSTAALPVPEALLVGIATSDDAAVYRLNDHQALVATTDFFMPIVDDPFDFGRIAATNAISDVYAMGGRPILALALVAMPIAVLSTATIGRILEGGAAACAAAGIPVAGGHTIDSVEAIYGLVALGLVHPDRVRKNAGARPGDVLLLGKPLGTGVMSAALKKGQLSASGYAEMLATTTGLNTPGPDLAELPGVHALTDVTGFGLAGHALEMARGAGCDVRIDWGRVPVMSGVRDLLAKGFVTGASGRNWDGYGAGVCLPDGFPATERALLTDPQTSGGLLVSCARSAVEDVLAIFARHGFPGAAVIGGIAATDRAPRLLLG, encoded by the coding sequence ATGAACGTCCCCAGCCCCACAGAACCGCGCCTGACATCGCTGTCGCATGGCGGCGGATGCGGCTGCAAGATCGCGCCGGGCGTGCTGGCCGATATCCTGCGGTCCACGGCCGCGCTGCCGGTGCCGGAGGCCCTGCTGGTCGGTATCGCCACCTCCGACGATGCGGCGGTCTATCGGCTGAACGACCATCAGGCGCTGGTCGCGACCACCGACTTCTTCATGCCGATCGTCGACGACCCTTTCGATTTCGGCCGCATCGCCGCCACCAATGCGATCAGCGATGTCTATGCCATGGGGGGGCGGCCGATCCTGGCGCTGGCGCTGGTGGCGATGCCGATCGCGGTCCTGTCCACCGCGACGATCGGGCGCATCCTCGAGGGCGGGGCGGCCGCCTGTGCCGCCGCGGGCATCCCGGTTGCCGGGGGCCATACAATCGATTCCGTCGAGGCGATCTACGGCCTGGTCGCGCTAGGGCTGGTGCATCCCGACCGCGTCCGCAAGAATGCGGGGGCGCGGCCGGGCGACGTTCTGTTGCTGGGCAAGCCGCTTGGCACCGGGGTGATGTCGGCGGCGCTGAAGAAGGGACAGCTGAGCGCGAGCGGCTATGCCGAAATGCTCGCCACCACCACCGGGCTCAACACGCCCGGCCCCGATCTGGCCGAGCTGCCGGGGGTTCATGCCCTGACCGATGTGACGGGTTTCGGTCTTGCCGGTCATGCGCTTGAAATGGCTCGGGGGGCGGGCTGCGATGTGCGGATCGACTGGGGCCGCGTGCCGGTCATGTCCGGGGTGCGGGACCTGCTGGCCAAAGGCTTCGTCACCGGCGCTTCGGGGCGCAACTGGGACGGCTACGGCGCCGGGGTGTGCCTGCCCGACGGGTTTCCTGCCACGGAACGCGCGCTGCTCACCGACCCGCAGACCAGCGGGGGGCTGCTGGTCAGTTGCGCCCGCTCTGCGGTGGAAGACGTGCTTGCGATCTTCGCCCGCCACGGCTTTCCAGGCGCGGCGGTGATCGGCGGGATTGCCGCAACCGACAGGGCCCCCCGCCTGCTGCTGGGCTGA
- a CDS encoding methyl-accepting chemotaxis protein, protein MLALDLSDRLDEPETAPELAPEPAPGLPDAAAVASLHVLDRILDEIAYLGGRSERYFLRAGTSLGKAVGRFDRFAAPLAKLAEISGSGKLAALVGYATELEDQSRDLMQTLHRVFEAVDVMHRGALDLEGEVVEMRRIIQTMSIVALNARVNAAVLTTRNAELDAFTLAASGLVDEAYAITGAIDGTIRQMLLRVAAADAESIALSRAFDTGLFRTLSEIRGHVGRLDAEVAQATAAGGQTAGRIRAIQQAVSSVVTTLQIGDATHQRLQNAARVIATAAQILRANGTLSRPVVQLASALLRDAKDRHDTAIGIGRADLQRATDLTQDLIGSDRVGGATGADCSGSIQQGVTTLRQILERCRASQTQLDPVATQLQAGFATMIGIMGTMDDVEIRTRLISLNAVIVCSRLGGEGKALRENALQLRDLVGRSSAQFGRLRARISALSPVVASVGQRLLVDVGSKLRAIAALEASLITELDEITAIMLEAQGAATRAKAVRGHEIGDGERALAAQSDLFGTVTALIERLDLLDRGTIPVAPDTDCAPEFVDLRSIYTMETERVVHDRLADAFGLAERCDEGAQQDGMVRPKDDDLVGLVLF, encoded by the coding sequence ATGCTCGCCCTTGACCTGTCCGACCGGCTGGACGAACCCGAAACGGCCCCCGAGTTGGCTCCCGAACCGGCCCCCGGATTGCCGGATGCCGCCGCCGTGGCAAGCCTGCATGTGCTGGACCGGATACTTGACGAAATCGCCTATCTCGGCGGCCGGAGCGAACGGTATTTCCTGCGCGCCGGCACCAGTCTGGGCAAGGCCGTCGGCCGCTTCGACCGCTTTGCCGCACCGCTGGCGAAGCTGGCGGAAATCTCGGGCAGCGGCAAGCTTGCGGCACTGGTCGGGTATGCGACCGAGCTGGAAGACCAGTCACGCGACCTGATGCAGACGCTGCACCGCGTGTTCGAAGCCGTCGATGTCATGCATCGCGGCGCGCTCGACCTCGAGGGCGAGGTGGTCGAGATGCGCCGCATCATCCAGACCATGTCGATTGTCGCGCTGAACGCGCGCGTCAACGCGGCGGTATTGACCACGCGCAACGCCGAACTCGATGCCTTCACGCTGGCCGCTTCGGGGCTGGTCGACGAGGCTTACGCCATCACCGGCGCCATCGACGGCACGATCCGGCAGATGCTGCTGCGGGTGGCCGCAGCCGACGCGGAATCGATTGCCCTGTCACGCGCCTTCGACACCGGGCTGTTTCGCACCCTGAGCGAAATCCGCGGGCATGTCGGGCGGCTGGATGCCGAGGTTGCGCAGGCCACTGCCGCGGGCGGCCAGACCGCAGGGCGCATCCGGGCGATCCAGCAAGCCGTGAGTTCGGTCGTGACCACGTTGCAGATCGGTGACGCGACGCATCAGCGGCTGCAGAATGCGGCCAGGGTGATCGCAACCGCGGCGCAGATCCTGCGGGCGAACGGCACGCTGTCGCGGCCGGTGGTGCAACTGGCGTCGGCGCTGCTGCGCGACGCCAAGGATCGGCACGACACCGCGATCGGCATCGGCCGGGCCGACCTGCAAAGGGCCACCGATCTGACGCAGGATCTGATCGGGTCGGACCGGGTCGGCGGGGCCACGGGGGCGGATTGTTCCGGCAGCATCCAGCAGGGCGTGACGACGCTGCGCCAGATCCTGGAAAGATGCCGTGCCTCGCAGACCCAGCTCGATCCGGTCGCCACGCAGCTTCAGGCCGGCTTTGCCACCATGATCGGGATAATGGGCACGATGGACGATGTCGAGATCCGCACCCGCCTGATCAGCCTGAACGCGGTCATCGTCTGTTCCAGGCTTGGCGGCGAGGGGAAGGCGCTGCGCGAAAACGCCCTGCAACTGCGCGATCTGGTCGGCCGGTCGAGCGCGCAGTTCGGCAGACTGCGCGCGCGCATTTCGGCGCTGAGCCCGGTCGTCGCATCGGTCGGCCAGCGTTTGCTGGTCGATGTCGGGTCGAAGCTGCGGGCCATCGCGGCGCTGGAGGCCAGCTTGATCACCGAACTCGACGAGATCACGGCGATCATGCTTGAAGCGCAGGGCGCGGCCACCCGTGCGAAGGCCGTCAGGGGGCATGAAATCGGCGATGGCGAACGGGCTCTTGCCGCGCAATCCGACCTCTTTGGCACCGTGACCGCGCTGATCGAGCGGCTCGACCTGCTGGACCGTGGCACCATACCGGTCGCGCCCGACACCGATTGCGCGCCCGAATTTGTCGACCTGAGATCAATCTACACCATGGAAACGGAAAGGGTGGTTCACGATCGGCTGGCCGACGCGTTCGGGCTGGCGGAACGATGCGATGAAGGGGCGCAGCAGGACGGGATGGTACGGCCGAAGGATGACGATCTGGTGGGTCTTGTCCTGTTCTGA
- a CDS encoding chemotaxis response regulator protein-glutamate methylesterase: MPAVAIPRPRQVLRVLVVDDSASIRAAFSSIIAADPGLSLMATAADPYVAVEKMRDEIPDVMLLDLELPRMDGLTFLRKIMSQRPIPVVVCSSHTGAGSEAMMKALDLGAAEVLAKPRLDTPANRQEAAIRIGDALRAAAQTGRKGAGARAPAALAPGEKLSADVILPPMPPRAVPRTGPVIAIGASTGGTEALLQVLRALPANAPPVAIVQHMPEHFTLAFARRLDAQCAMTVREAADGDLLEPGTALIAPGNHHMVMRRHGSEYRVNILEGPCVSRHRPSVDVLFRSTAQAAGANALGVIMTGMGDDGARCLLEMRNAGARTLAQDEASCIVFGMPGEAISRGSAERSVQLSRIAAEIMAFAEGNPAPGARRR; encoded by the coding sequence ATGCCCGCCGTCGCAATCCCCAGGCCCCGTCAGGTGCTCCGTGTATTGGTCGTTGACGACAGTGCCTCGATCCGGGCGGCGTTCTCGTCGATCATCGCCGCCGATCCCGGGTTGTCGCTGATGGCCACCGCCGCCGACCCCTATGTGGCCGTGGAAAAGATGCGGGACGAGATTCCCGATGTCATGCTGCTGGATCTGGAACTTCCGCGGATGGATGGCCTGACCTTCCTCAGGAAGATCATGTCGCAGCGCCCGATCCCGGTCGTCGTCTGTTCCAGCCATACCGGGGCGGGGTCGGAGGCGATGATGAAGGCGCTCGATCTGGGGGCGGCAGAGGTGCTGGCGAAACCGCGCCTCGACACCCCGGCCAACCGGCAGGAGGCCGCGATCCGGATCGGGGATGCGCTGCGCGCCGCCGCCCAGACCGGGCGCAAGGGGGCGGGGGCGCGTGCCCCGGCCGCCCTTGCCCCGGGCGAGAAACTGTCGGCCGACGTGATCCTGCCGCCGATGCCGCCGCGCGCGGTGCCCAGAACCGGGCCGGTGATTGCCATCGGTGCCTCGACCGGCGGCACCGAGGCGCTGCTGCAGGTGTTGCGCGCGCTGCCCGCCAACGCCCCGCCGGTCGCGATCGTGCAGCACATGCCCGAGCATTTCACCCTGGCCTTCGCCAGACGGCTGGACGCGCAATGCGCCATGACCGTGCGCGAGGCCGCGGATGGCGATCTGCTGGAACCGGGCACGGCGCTGATCGCTCCCGGCAATCACCACATGGTCATGCGTCGCCATGGCAGCGAGTATCGCGTCAACATTCTTGAGGGCCCCTGCGTCAGCCGTCACCGGCCCTCGGTCGACGTGCTGTTCCGCTCGACGGCGCAGGCGGCCGGCGCGAATGCGCTGGGGGTCATCATGACCGGCATGGGCGACGACGGCGCCCGCTGCCTGCTTGAAATGCGCAACGCCGGCGCCCGGACCCTGGCGCAGGACGAGGCCAGTTGCATCGTCTTCGGCATGCCGGGCGAGGCGATCAGCCGCGGCAGCGCGGAGCGGAGCGTGCAACTGTCGCGCATCGCAGCGGAAATCATGGCCTTCGCCGAGGGCAACCCGGCACCGGGGGCGCGGCGCAGATGA
- a CDS encoding CheR family methyltransferase, giving the protein MSVPRARSTPVPGAEGTPTVAGSGTPSARNYERLSRLVKDEIGVKLPANKWQMVEGRLRRRHLALGLATLEDYFRHIFDQGGLESELGAILDALTTNTTDFFREPDHFRLLESRIVPQALLQRGPARQRQGYRVWSAACSTGAEAYSIAMVLQDIASKSAQFSYLILGTDINTEVLATARQAIYPLAGVAPVPKDYRHRFLLMGSGATAGQVRIVPELRARVNFARLNLMGDSHALDRDIDLIFLRNVLIYFEPRDQAQVIARMVAHLAPAGHLVVGHSESMVVRHELLKQIAPAVFQKR; this is encoded by the coding sequence ATGTCGGTGCCGCGTGCGCGCTCCACGCCCGTGCCGGGTGCCGAAGGCACGCCGACCGTCGCCGGGTCAGGCACGCCTTCGGCACGGAACTACGAGCGCCTCTCCCGGCTCGTCAAGGACGAGATCGGCGTCAAGCTGCCTGCCAACAAGTGGCAGATGGTGGAAGGCCGGCTGCGTCGCAGGCATCTGGCGCTGGGGCTTGCCACGCTGGAAGACTACTTCCGCCACATCTTCGATCAGGGCGGGCTGGAAAGCGAACTCGGCGCCATCCTTGACGCGCTGACCACCAACACCACCGATTTCTTTCGCGAGCCCGACCATTTCCGGCTGCTGGAAAGCAGAATCGTGCCGCAGGCGCTGCTTCAGCGCGGGCCGGCGCGGCAGCGGCAGGGCTACAGGGTGTGGAGCGCGGCCTGTTCGACCGGTGCCGAGGCCTATTCGATCGCCATGGTGCTGCAGGACATCGCGTCGAAATCGGCGCAGTTCAGCTATCTGATCCTGGGAACCGACATCAACACCGAGGTGCTCGCGACCGCGCGTCAGGCGATCTATCCGCTGGCCGGCGTGGCACCGGTGCCGAAGGACTATCGGCACCGCTTTCTGCTCATGGGAAGCGGTGCCACCGCCGGGCAGGTGCGGATCGTGCCCGAACTGCGGGCGCGGGTCAATTTCGCCCGACTGAACCTGATGGGCGATAGCCATGCGCTGGATCGCGACATCGACCTGATCTTCCTGCGCAACGTGCTGATCTATTTCGAGCCGCGCGATCAGGCCCAGGTCATCGCCCGGATGGTCGCCCATCTGGCACCCGCCGGTCACCTGGTCGTCGGGCATTCCGAATCGATGGTGGTGCGGCACGAGCTGCTGAAGCAGATCGCGCCGGCCGTGTTTCAGAAAAGGTGA
- a CDS encoding chemotaxis protein CheW produces the protein MMESGVSPVAGGLQVLTLGVGDDLFAVPVTRVQEILDLQRVSRLPNAPRHLLGVIDVRGEGVPVVDMRALLGLAPVPDTEANRIVVLWVMAGEERAVVAIKADRVFEVTALDSAALTPLPQNRLLRWEQQMVVGISRVNGAFFTVLDIDRMFDAEDLHAAGPDGAQPEEAA, from the coding sequence ATGATGGAGTCGGGCGTTTCCCCCGTGGCCGGGGGATTGCAGGTGCTGACGCTGGGTGTGGGGGACGACCTGTTTGCCGTCCCCGTCACCCGGGTTCAGGAGATCCTCGACCTGCAGCGGGTGTCGCGCCTGCCCAATGCGCCGCGGCATCTGCTTGGGGTGATCGACGTGCGCGGCGAAGGCGTTCCGGTGGTGGACATGCGCGCCTTGCTGGGCCTGGCGCCCGTGCCCGACACCGAGGCGAACCGCATCGTGGTGCTCTGGGTCATGGCGGGCGAGGAACGCGCGGTGGTGGCGATCAAGGCCGACCGGGTGTTCGAGGTGACGGCACTTGATTCCGCCGCCCTCACGCCGCTGCCGCAGAACCGGCTGCTGCGCTGGGAACAGCAGATGGTGGTCGGGATCAGCCGCGTCAACGGCGCCTTCTTCACCGTGCTGGATATCGACCGGATGTTCGACGCCGAGGATCTGCATGCCGCCGGTCCCGACGGCGCGCAGCCGGAGGAGGCAGCCTGA